ATGTGATTTTTAATTTCTTTTAATAGTTTAAAATTAAACAAAAAAAGAGAGGTTATAATTTTTTTTTATCAATATGTATTATTCATAATCATTAATTGTCATATATATGTTAACCATATTAGGTAATTTTGTAGCTTTTATTTAAGGAAAGAAAAAATATTATTTTGTACACTATTAATTAATTTGATAGTTAGTTTAATAAAAAACATAGTATATGTTTATATGGACCAACTTATTTTTCTAAAAATTATAAGAATCATTCTCGTGATAACACGTGGCTACGAACACGTGTTGTAATGTTTCAGGATTCATATACAGGGGATAAGAGGCCTAGCTTCGATGTCCAAAGCCAACCGCAACGCTATAAACGCAACTCTCGATCACATATACTATTAGAGAAACGAAAAACAAAAAGCTTTGAGTTGCAAAAGTTTGGGCACTCAAAATTTTAGAATAAAAAGAATATGAGGAAAGTAAAAAATTTAGGTGGAGAACGAAATTTTTGAGTTTTCAAAAGTTGTCTACATTTTTTTAAGAGGAACAAAGCGTTAATATACATTCAAATAATATATGAAAAAGTTCAAAGTATGTTTTTTTGTTCACCAAGTTAAAAATATGTTGATGTTTATCATCTCACAAGTTCTTACAAAATACATTCTTACATGTACAAAGTTACAAACTGTGATTCCTTCGCAGTTAGTTAACTATTATCAGAGGTTGTTAACCATTCCCAAATAACTTGAGTGGTTTTAGCTTGCCAAGTAGGAGTGATTTTTTTTTCAAATGATGCAAAACCATGATTACTTGAGTCATTAAAATATGAAGAAGAGTGACTGATAAGATTGCGTATGGTGCTCGGACTCGGTCTCTTGCTACAATCTATGTTGATTCGGTTCCACCAAGGTGGTTTACGGGTATGAAAAAAAAAAGAAAAAGAACATCAAGTTATGAATTCAAAAGCTCAGTGATGTTTATCTACGTACGTACGGAATAAACTTGTTTCCAGTAGAATTAAGTACCAGAAGAACGACACATATACACTCATATTTTACTAGCATGCATACAAACATTCACTTAGTAGCTCATTATATATCACTTACGCATATATGCATCTCTTGCTTGAAGTTGACCATTGCATCTCTAGGCAATGTCATCATTACTTTAACTCCACCTTCCATTGATGGATCCACCTTTGAAGGTCTCAAGATCATCCCCAAGTTCTTTGCGCTCTCAGGCGTCAATGGCCGCACATGCACAGGCTCTTTCCAACCAAAATCTACCGATTCAAAGTACCCAATATTCCTCATATCAGTCAAGAACAATAAACTATCACTTAACCCTTCAAATTTTGCATCTTCCTTTATCAATCTCTCTATGTTCCTTAGCTCTTCCTCGATATTCTTCTTATCATAAGCTGATTTCTTGGTTCTCTTCACAAGCTTTACAATATCAGAGATTGATGATTCATCGAGCTCTCTCACGGTTAACTCGATGTAGACGTCCATGTAAGAATTACCGTAATATCCTCTAGGCACTGGTGGATCTAAGACATGCCGGATTCCAACAGCGAAGCCAAGGACAGTGATCCCGTCAAGGTTTAGGTTTAAGGCTCGACATCTCGATTTCCATATGTACGCACTAAGAACTTCAAAAGTAGTGACACCCTCTTTATTAAGAAACTCATCTTCCCTTACCAAAGTGTCTCTAAGTTTTTTAATATTTTCAGGCCTAATGTTTATCGTCTCTGTAACCTGCAGCATGTATAAGGAAAGGGTGAACCTTCCATATATAATCAAAGATTTTTTTTCTTTTGCTGAAATGAAGATTTTCTTTAGAAATACAAAAATCAAATTATGGATATTTCATTTGGATATATATAAATTTAGAGTGATGAATCACAAATTAGCATTTTCTAAATTGGGGTTAGTTATTTAAAATAAATGTAGAACTCGAGTATCTTTTTTTTATTATTTGAGGAGCATTATTTTAAACTAACCTTGACCTCATGTGTTATTAACTAAATTGTCATTTCTTAGGTGTCAACACTAGAATCACTCTCACACCCTTTAATTAAAAGCCCTCTCCTCATTAGACTAATTACATATATTGTCATTATTCATTACAATATAGCTTAACATAATATATTATATGATTCCTATCTATATAACCGATAACTCATTTGATCATTCATTACCCATTTCTCACGCAGCCTCCTTCGTATTAATAGAAAGTCTCTTTTATTATTGATTTTTGTAGTCTCCTTAGGTTTCTATATCCATCAAGTAGAAACAAATATATTTTAGTAAAAGTAGTATAACACAGATTTTAGTTCAAGAAATATTTCTCATCTATCTCGAGACGCCTATCATCTTTATGATATAAGTACAAATAAAAATCGTATATACCTCGAAACGTCTATCATCTTTGAGAATATAGAAATCTCAAGTATAAATTTATTTTTGTATAAGTAAGAATGTTCGTCTCACTTAAATGATATCAACTATAAGGCAATTTCAATATTTTCAAAATGTAGAAGGAGCTATATGACTGCTTGCTCTATACGGTTTGTATTAATTTTTTTTTATTTCAGAAGTCCTTATTGTCCAATGGTCATATGTTAATTTTTTTTATATCAAACTCACATATATAAACTCATTATAGGTATAGTTATATTGAATATATCAAAAGATGTATTAAGCTATAACCTTGACCGGTTAGCTACGTATGTTATTATGTTGAATTTGAAAAATTTCATTAGCCCGCTTGAACAAATTAAATTAGATATCAATTCAAAATTTATAAAGAAAGTTAGATTATGTATTCAGATTTTAAAAATTATATCACATGATTCTGTTGTTTAAATATCATCCCGAAATCGAAGGAGATATCGTTACAAGTGTTTAAAAATAAAGTGAATTGATTACATCATTTGTGCATGATAGTATTTACCTAATTTGATCTTCTTTGATTTATTATATCGTGTATTAAGGCAAGCTTTTAAAGGGGATTAAAACGCAAGTTTTGTGATAATAATTAGTGAATATTTTATATAATTAGGGTGAGATTGATTTCAGAAGATTAATTTAACGTATATAAATACGTAGCCTTGAGTTCTTTGTTATTTATCTTTCTAGGATTGCAAACCTAGAGTTCTAAAGACATTTTTCACATTAATTGTGGTTTTATCAGTTTTTTTATTTGTTTCTTTATAATTTGTTGCTTTTGTATTTTATTATTCTATTACCTATGTTTTGTTTCATATTATCATAATTTTTAGTATGAAAGTAATAATTATATTCCTATGTGTTGTTTTATCTTAAATTTATAATAAATTTATTTAATTATTTTCTTACGCTTAAAGATTTATTTCCATATAATATACTTCAATTACACCTAACCAATTACAGTTATTTTTTGGAAAAAAACTACATTATATAAATCCGCATAATTTCGTTCAATATTTTATTATATCTAATATTTGTGACTATATATTTTTACTTTATAATATCTATAGATTAAAAGTAATAATATCTTTTAGTCACTCATTCCACGCAGAGCGCGGGTTATCACCTAGTACTTAGTAAGTTTCATGTTCTGTATTTTTCTGAAGTCACAATGAAAGTAATTGGAACAAGCTGTAATTTTATGTTTTTGGCCGTAAAAATTAATCCGTAGATTTATTTGTTATACCTTTATTGCGGTGGTGTCATAAAGCACTATTTTTTTGCTCTGAAAATAATTTTTTCTACAGTCATATTTTAATTTTTTTAGAGAGTTTATGTGTATATTTAATTTAAATTAAAGATAGGTCTATCGGTTAGTATTAAGAGTTCATATATTTTATGGTCGGTAAGTACATAAAATTTATATACTTTCAATTCTTGATTAAATGTCTTTGAAAGTAAATAATTATTCTTTTCTATTTATTTTATATACTTTTAATTCTTGAAATTTTATATGAGTTTGTCGATCAACTTTTATCATTTTAGGTAGCTTAGATAGTGAGATGTTAAGTCATATTATTGATTGACCGTTTCAGAATTTTAATCAACAACATATGCTTGATGTTGTTATTAAAAAAAAAAAACTTATGTCTAGAAATATGCATTTCGGGGGTTTTAAAATCTAAAATGCAGAATAAACTGTTATAATTTAATAGTAAAGCTGGGTTTGAACCTAAGTGGATCACAGACTTTGGCTTAAAACCGTAGTCTAAAACAATACAAAATCAATACTATTAAAACAATTTTGTCTACTTATAAGTAATTTAGGCTAGGCTAAATTATTATATTTAATTATTTTTCTATTATTTCTACTTATATCTAATTTAATTATTATTAAATATATGCCTAACCTAAAATTAAGTAACTAAATAATTAATCTATTATTTTTAAAAAAATAATGATTTAAATTTATATTAACATTAAATATAAATAACAAATCAATTATATTTTATTTATTAATATAAAAAGAATTATATATATCTACTAATTCATATATATACTAATAGAACTGTACTTTAATCCAAATGCAAGAAAAAAATTCTTCAAATCCTCATCAATACATAATAATATAAGTCTTATAGTAGAGCATTAAAATTAAATATGTATATATGTATTATATATATATATATATATATATATATATATTATAAAATAAATATTAAGATGTAGGTATTAATATTTAATAATATTATGGAACATGTTATAATTGATACTTTTATAAGTATAATTTTACGGGTTATTCCAACAAACAAGTAAATTATTTATTAAGTATTTACTACATACATATGTCTTATATATACTTGTGATTAATTTGGATATTCAGATCGATTTTCGGGTTTTGGTTTTTCAAGTTACTTGTTCAAGTTCGGCTAATAATACTCCAAATTCAGATATGTCTTATACCACCTTACAAGATCCATTCTGGTATTTCTTACATTATAGACTGGGAACGGATCAGGTTTTCTGGTTCGGATACGGTTCAGACTTCGGGTTATGGGTTGTATGCCAATAGCTACTTTAAATAAATAGAAATTGTGATTATATTAAGTTTTCACCGAAAAATTAGTATGCGCTTTGAAAGTGCGGATCAAAATCTAGTATCAATTTAAAATAGCTGTTTTTTTTTATTTTGAGGATGTTGTAGACAAGTGAATTTTTAGCAGATATGAATTAGAAAAAAGTTAAAAAAATTAGGTAAAGGTTTAAAATGGGCCACCGGATATTTTATATAACATTACTAATAAAAAATTAAAAATATTAAATTAAACCGGTTGATATTTGATATTTTTAAAATTAAAATACTAAAATGATTCTGATAAGGAATAGCTAGTATCTCAATTCAATTATTCAAATTAATGTGAATAAAACATACCATAAAATCAGTTGGCATATACGGTGATGTCGCCAGAAGACCATCACTGTTACTGCCAGGCACTCTAGCCGGTTTATTGTCTATTCCTCTAACTAGCCGCTCTCTCTCCCATACCGGCATTACCGATGGCTTGCTCTTTCCTCCGGCTAACTCAGTAAGGGCATGCATTATCATAGCGAAACTAAACCCATCAGACACAGCGTGTGACAGTGCCACGCCTATAGTGAACCCACCGCAAGGAAATTTGGTCACCTCCAAAAGCAAAGAAACAATTATATGAATTCTCTCTTTTTTTTTTAATTATATTAGTTGTCTTTCGCTTTGATAAAGAATACCTATTATTGTACGAATTTCTAATACGATATATATATCTAATGTAAACAACTTAAATAGCTGACATGCATGGCTTTTGTAGGACCAAGACTACAATTAGTACCTGAAATCGTTGTCATTAACATTTCTCATTATTGATGAACAATATTTGTTGACCAAAACAAAAGATGAACAATATTTTTGTAGGACCAAGGCTATATGCTCAGATGAAAAAGTATTACCTGCAATGTGAGAGGATGATAGCTGATCTCATATTGATAATTAAGTTCGACCTCCGGCACAAGACGCAATGCAATTTCTTCATCAATGTTTTCTATATAGTTTAAAGTGGCAAGGTTGCAAGTGGCCGTCGCGATTACAAACGGGACTCCTTCGCTATAGTAAGTTAGCTGAAGCTTTCTATCACTTCTTCGTCTACTCATTTTACTTGAAAGTGGATAGTAGTAGACGAGAAGTTCAGACAATGCCTTCCTAAGCAAAGAGACAGGATCATTGTGGTTCTTTTCATTTGCTTTGAAAACGTAAAGGGCTCCGTACATAACTTCGTTGAGAGGATCATTATCCAGAGTAGAAAGGAAGAGAGTTTCCCAAGGAGTTTTTTTCGAGGGTTTAACAAACTCAGTTGGTTTCTTTTCGAGTAATAGAGTAGTAGGCTTTGGTTTCGTTTCGTTTGCCATTTGCATGTATAAGATCTTCTTACCTCTCGACAGCAATATATATAGGGTAAATAATCATCAATTTTTAATAGATGTCAAGAATGGCTATTACAAACTGGTAATTCGTTTAATTTGATTGCCACAGGCAGCCTGAACTAAAGCTAGTAGAGCTGATGCTTTATAACGTAGTGGCAAATTCTACTCTTATTGTCTTACTGGTGGCGAGTTCGAAGCTTTGGTAGGGCATTACAATTTTTTTTTTTTTGCTTTAGGCTTTAAAGGTTGCTGGGCCGGCCCTGGCTATTACAAACGCATGAGACGACGAGACAAACAAAACGCGAACCTCCACCAATTCCCCAAAGTTGATTTGATGGAATTAAAATATTTTTTTTAGTTTATTTTACGCATTGTCTCTTTCTGGAGCTGCCAGTTCGCATGGCTTAAGAAAATCCACTTGTCCTAAGAATCACGTGCTTTAACTATTGTCTGTATCTGTATACATATTTAGAAACCGATCATTAGCGCAAGAGTTGCTGCGTTCATTAAGCATATGGATCAATATCCAATATGAATTATAGTAACCCTTTCTGTTTCAATAAACATGATGTTTGAGGTGATTTTTATTGTTTTATAATAGAAGACCTTTTCACACATATTTAGATAACTTTATCTTTGTTAATATATGTATAACCAATTGTAACCAAAGACCTCATCCATACAGTAAATCTTTTACTATTTTTATTTAGAATAAAAAATTAAATATAATTTATATTTTTAAAATTACTTTTAAGAAAAAATACCTTTCTAAATATATATGCACTTAGGCGTACACACATAGTGGGAAGGAGGTCAATTGACAAATCTTAAATTTTATAAATTTTGAGCTCTAAGGTATAACAAAAAACAACACTGCTTCTTAACAAAACTAAGTTTGCCCTAGATTACTCTTCCAGGCCTGTAAATCGAGACACTGCCGCCAGCCTTGGTTCATGACGTCGGCGATGGCCTTGGCCGCCAGCGTCGACTCTTCTACATCTACGCACCCTCCTTTCTTCTTCACCTTCTCTTCAACTTTCATTTCATGACTGCAAATCGCTCAAAACCTCGTTTCAACGCCAGCCCTTCTACGGATTCCCTTTCTTCCTCACCACTGCTCACCACCGCTCCAGATCTACCACGCTCGTTAGCTCTTCCGCTTGTCGACTCTGTTCCAACTCCGACATCTCCCCCACTGATGCGACCCAAATCAGCAGCTATGTCTCAACGATTAGCTTCAGGTACGAACCAGCTAAGCAACTGATCATAGCTTGGTTTAATAGGCATTTTATGGGCCTTATCGGTTTGATCCATGAAGTTCTAGACCGAGGGAAGCTAATGGGCTTGATGCAGAACGGGGAGCCTTATGCTCAATAAAAAATCAGTGTTTGGATTTGTCCAAGAAAGGCCCACCAAGAAAATACAAGCCATGGTCGTATAATATATCAATCTGACGGCAATTCCGAGATCTTTAACCATGCGAAAGGATGCAACCAGCCGAAGAGTTCTGTGACCAAAACTTTCAATATTTGGTCAACAATCTTGGTCTTTGGTCAAGTCAATATTTCTAGTCAAGTCTTCCTAGTTTTAAGACCTTTATAGTTTCTAGGATTGACTAGAATATTCATTTCTTCCACAACCTATTATACAAAGGCTTGCTATTGTATTGTTTTAGTCATTCAACTTTTTAATAAAAACCTTTCTTTTTAACTTGTTGAATCATTTGTTCTTCATCGAACATCTTATCTTCTGAGTCGTCGGAGTGTGTCATATCTTCGAGCTTAGAAGTTGGTAGTATCAAGAGACTTTCCGCACATCTTGCGTCACCATTCAATCCACATCCCTTGATCGTTTGTGCTTTCTAGCTCATTCAGTGCAAGGCTTATCCAATCCACCAACCTTACCTTAGAGTGTTCCTTCAATTTAAGGCGTATAACCCTCTCCCCGATCATGTTCTTAGTCTGGCAGTCAGCGGTATCTTAGTCTCCAACGAACATCTTGGATTCCTGACCCTCTCGTTCGAGCTCCCCGCAATTGTTAGGCCGAGTGTTCGCTCTCGAATGAGCTTGTACACCACACCTGTGAGCCACGACATGGTGAGTTCTTGAAGATGAGTTCTAGTTCTAGAAGCAGTGGCAGCTTTGAACATCATTTCAGAACCATTTCGGCGAGAAACACCAAATTTTATTGATATGCGTCAAAACCAGCCTTAAGAGCAGTGTTTCTGTTAAGATACGGTAATATCATAGCTCACTTTCTCAGCTGGATCTCAGTTCGCATTCCTCATGGTTGATAGTCATGAGCATCACCTCACCGAATCTGCGTCACCTCGTCACTCCAATCCCTTCCGAGAGCCGTTGGTACTCAACCGACACATGCTTTGGTTTGAACCAAAACCATTTATGGAGCTTAAACTTGCTGACTGTTATATCTTGAGCCATCATTCGTCCTCCGAAGCATCATGTCTGTCCACGATCCATCGTTGCGCCTCAGTGCAAAGGGTTCATCTAGCCCAAAGCCGTGATGTGGTGCTTAAATTGCCATTATGTGTATATCCATCACAGGTTTGTGGAGTTTGCATTAGCTCTGATTTTGTCACATGTGCTATTCGGTTTCAAGGTCCATCCTATTTGTTTGTCAGCGTCAAATTCAATACCTTTATATTCTTCGTTTTTGTTGAGATTCACCTAGTCTTTTCGGAGAGCTTCGATGTCGGAGCTAGAGTTGTTCATGCTCGTTCAACCTCCTTCCAAACTTTGCCGTTTGGTCTAATCAATGTCGATTCAGGGACACAGCAAGACTCTTTCGTTAGCTTTGTTATCTCTTGTTTTAGTGTTATGTTTTATGATGTTCATCAAATCGTCGAGGATCCCTCATGTTATACTATCTTGTTACCATTAAGCATAGCTCCAGATGTAATCGCTTAAACTCGTTTTAAATTTAATATAATAATATGTCTTACAAAAAAAGCTGTAAAATAGAACAAGTGAGATATGTCCACTGACCCTCTTAAACCTAGGTTCAAATTAGGGCTGTTCAATATGGCAAAACCGAACCGTACCGAACCGAACCAAACCGAAATAGATAATATGGTTTGGATTTGGTATATACCATACAAACCGAATGGATATGATTTTTAAAAAACCGTAGGATTTGGATATGGTTCAGTATATAACCGATAAAACCGAATATACCGAATAAAACCGATCAAAAATAGAAACATGTAAATATGTATATATTTTATAACAACGTATGAAAATCATAAGTTATTTTTTTTGCTAATAACTATTACCATATTTTTTACAGTAATAAAATAGTCCTGATTTGTAAAACACTTGAACTATAATTAAATAACAATTCATCGCAAACATGCTTCTTATTTTCTTAGTCTTCTTTTGATCTTTTTGCTTTAATTTAGCATTGACTAAATTGAAATAAAGATTATAAATTTGATGATAACAATTAGTGGAAATTCTTCACAATTTTTTTTATCTATAAACGAATAGAGTTTCGTGTTTAATAGAAGAAACATGACTTTGATGAACTTTTATTTAAACTTATAATATTTTTTAATAAATGAATGTGTTGACAACAAGACTCTAAAATTCATATAATATGATCCCAAAATAAAGAATTATGTTTTTTGGTATAAAACTGAATAAACCGAAAACCAACGGTATATAAACCGAACCGAACCGAAGCAAATATGGATTTAGAATGGTAGTTATATTTTACTAACTGAGATACCGAAAAACCGAAAAAACCGAACCGAAACCAAACCGATATCCGGATTGAACACCCCTAGTTCAAATCTACGTTTGCATCCAGTTTTTTTTTTTTTTGTGTTTTCAAATTTATTATGGGTTTACCTGAAGTCCAATTTATTTAGTTAATTTAAACTAAAAGCCTGATTTTTTTTTGGCTAAATAATGTTTTGTTTTCCTATTATAGCTAGTGAACCTAAAAGTATATATAAACAATATATTAAACTTTAATAATTATATAATACTAATAATTATAAAATATTTAATTTAATTAATGACCCAAGTAAAAAAAAAATAGTATAGGTCCATCACCGTACGTGCATATTGATATAAACAATAGGATATAGATAATACATCCTGATCATAAAATTTATTGGGATGTAAATCTCATGTTTCCTCGAGAATTCTTTTACAATCACAAACGCATTCGAAGACGAGACCAATATGACGAGTGTCCTGGCTGCATGATGTTCAAGCTTTCCTTTCTGTGTTCATATCGACAATTTATTATATGTTTGCTCGAAGTGCGTTGATTGCAGAACTTCTAGTCATATATCTATTACCGAGGTGGTTGTCACATTTCAGTTTGCATGGCTTACTAAAGTGCATGTTTCCTATGCATCACGTGCATTGTCTTTTTTTTTTTATATGAGGGCAAGAGATTCGTCTCTTTGGAATAATTATAATATCAAATGTACACTACACTTGCGCATGATTAGGCGACGATCTTAAATAATATTCCCTATGTTTCAATTTATTTGGTCTTTAAAGAAATTTATTTATTTTATTGCAAAATAAATGATGTTTTCACTATTTGACATAAAATTAATATATTTTAAATCTTTTAATTGATTAAAAAATGCTACATTTTTACATTTTTATCGGTTTAACTAGTTTTATTTTATATAATTTTATATCATCAAAATAAATTACGTAAAAATTTTTATTTTTAATCTTTG
The DNA window shown above is from Brassica oleracea var. oleracea cultivar TO1000 chromosome C3, BOL, whole genome shotgun sequence and carries:
- the LOC106331162 gene encoding spermidine coumaroyl CoA acyltransferase-like, with translation MANETKPKPTTLLLEKKPTEFVKPSKKTPWETLFLSTLDNDPLNEVMYGALYVFKANEKNHNDPVSLLRKALSELLVYYYPLSSKMSRRRSDRKLQLTYYSEGVPFVIATATCNLATLNYIENIDEEIALRLVPEVELNYQYEISYHPLTLQVTKFPCGGFTIGVALSHAVSDGFSFAMIMHALTELAGGKSKPSVMPVWERERLVRGIDNKPARVPGSNSDGLLATSPYMPTDFMVTETINIRPENIKKLRDTLVREDEFLNKEGVTTFEVLSAYIWKSRCRALNLNLDGITVLGFAVGIRHVLDPPVPRGYYGNSYMDVYIELTVRELDESSISDIVKLVKRTKKSAYDKKNIEEELRNIERLIKEDAKFEGLSDSLLFLTDMRNIGYFESVDFGWKEPVHVRPLTPESAKNLGMILRPSKVDPSMEGGVKVMMTLPRDAMVNFKQEMHICVSDI